In the Ruminococcus sp. OA3 genome, one interval contains:
- a CDS encoding substrate-binding domain-containing protein, producing MSGKMKALIIVIMILPFLIVLSLLAGGQKPETGKTPRYVIGFVKTATEDSGKAEMNQMVRGICDVYPYQLLEIPVERDQDAQIEAIRALIAYKVDLIVLSPVVGREWETVLREADAAEIPVLTIDQGMAESVNGAKVSYIGFDYYEAAKQLAESYLERVSAENQTLELYGTVGAYSSLQITKGLREVFRERSDRKDELITYSLSEDFLQSRARQATKRIAGSEGGLNVVISHGDAMTIGAVAAVKEAGLHPGKDVLIFAVSCSQEVRQMAEEGEVNSIAYFDLSLLSDTLSDALVSILEEGEARVETALPAQMIQEDSGL from the coding sequence ATGAGTGGAAAAATGAAGGCACTGATAATTGTGATCATGATTTTGCCGTTTCTGATCGTGCTGTCGCTCCTGGCTGGCGGGCAAAAGCCGGAAACCGGCAAAACACCCAGGTATGTGATCGGTTTTGTGAAGACGGCGACGGAAGACTCCGGAAAGGCAGAAATGAATCAGATGGTACGTGGGATTTGTGATGTGTATCCATATCAGCTGCTGGAAATACCGGTGGAACGTGACCAGGATGCGCAGATTGAAGCGATCCGTGCTTTGATTGCCTATAAAGTTGATTTGATCGTACTCTCACCCGTGGTGGGAAGAGAGTGGGAAACTGTCTTGAGAGAAGCGGATGCCGCGGAAATTCCCGTCTTAACAATCGACCAGGGGATGGCGGAGTCCGTCAACGGCGCTAAAGTATCCTACATCGGATTTGATTATTATGAGGCAGCCAAACAACTTGCGGAAAGCTACCTTGAGCGTGTATCAGCGGAAAACCAGACACTGGAACTCTACGGTACGGTCGGGGCGTACTCCTCCCTGCAGATCACCAAAGGACTCAGGGAAGTCTTCCGGGAACGGTCGGATAGGAAGGATGAACTGATCACGTACAGCCTCAGTGAAGACTTTCTTCAGTCCAGGGCCAGACAGGCGACGAAAAGGATCGCAGGATCAGAGGGGGGGCTGAATGTTGTGATATCTCACGGGGATGCCATGACCATCGGTGCGGTTGCTGCAGTCAAAGAAGCGGGTCTTCATCCTGGGAAGGATGTTCTGATTTTTGCGGTTTCCTGCAGTCAGGAAGTCCGGCAGATGGCGGAGGAAGGCGAGGTTAACAGTATTGCCTATTTTGATCTCTCCTTACTGTCCGATACCTTGTCTGACGCGCTTGTCAGTATCCTTGAGGAAGGGGAAGCACGCGTGGAAACGGCGCTTCCGGCGCAGATGATACAAGAGGACAGCGGCTTATGA
- a CDS encoding sensor histidine kinase gives MKIMKNLYTNFASIHIILKQSYRTILTVMLCPTLAILLAVVIMTSQYNQKIGNINSASIIQSQLESALNEELWYIVSEQKEGSAEEYADILTDVENMMENLYLSSHSDTEALRYVQAGQRALDTLQQYTDKLHLQIEQRVSATENEGLYREIKSVIGMVGTMMQQYIKEEIDMIALQNEHIRQVILIIAVFVGAVLLFMIGFSVAAYNNVMNGVIQPIRDMEEMTDRVRAGNLTARVEITQVEELSRLCESLNLMVQRISDLLEERVQAQRALRKSELRILQEQITPHFVYNTMETIIWLAEEGRNGDVIDITMAFTDFFRISLSRGREYVNVSEEVQHIEKYIEIQKVRYINFLTSDIIIDPGIMDCKILKLTLQPLVENAIYHGLKKRRGAGHISVTGVKTMTGNIVFVVEDNGVGMTPGKLTRIQRALREGAMSDEIGVGLFNVNQRLRLYYETEGLQIMSTCGAGTSVSFEIPQQRSEAAE, from the coding sequence ATGAAGATCATGAAAAATCTATATACGAACTTTGCCAGTATTCATATCATTTTAAAACAGTCGTACCGGACAATACTGACTGTGATGCTGTGTCCGACTCTTGCGATACTGCTTGCGGTGGTGATTATGACAAGTCAGTATAATCAGAAGATCGGTAATATCAATTCTGCATCCATCATTCAGTCGCAGCTGGAAAGTGCACTGAATGAAGAACTGTGGTATATTGTCTCAGAGCAGAAAGAGGGTTCTGCAGAAGAGTATGCGGATATTTTGACAGACGTGGAGAATATGATGGAGAACCTGTATCTCAGCTCTCATTCGGACACGGAGGCGTTGCGATATGTACAGGCGGGCCAGAGGGCGCTCGATACGCTTCAGCAGTATACGGATAAACTGCATCTGCAGATTGAGCAGAGGGTTTCTGCGACGGAAAATGAAGGGCTGTACCGGGAGATCAAAAGTGTCATCGGAATGGTGGGTACCATGATGCAGCAATACATAAAAGAAGAAATCGATATGATCGCCCTGCAGAATGAGCACATCCGGCAGGTCATTTTGATCATTGCAGTGTTTGTAGGCGCTGTACTATTATTTATGATCGGTTTCTCTGTCGCTGCTTACAATAATGTCATGAACGGTGTTATCCAGCCGATCCGGGATATGGAAGAGATGACTGACCGCGTCAGAGCGGGAAATCTGACTGCGCGGGTGGAGATCACGCAGGTTGAAGAACTCAGCCGTCTGTGCGAGAGTCTGAATCTCATGGTGCAGAGGATCAGCGATCTTCTGGAGGAACGCGTGCAGGCACAGCGGGCGCTTCGGAAGTCGGAACTGCGGATCCTGCAGGAGCAGATCACGCCGCATTTCGTGTATAATACCATGGAGACCATCATCTGGCTTGCCGAGGAGGGGCGGAATGGAGATGTGATCGATATTACGATGGCATTTACCGACTTTTTTCGAATTTCACTCAGCCGCGGACGGGAGTATGTAAATGTCAGTGAAGAAGTGCAGCATATTGAAAAATATATTGAGATACAAAAGGTGAGGTATATTAACTTTTTAACGTCAGACATTATCATTGATCCCGGCATTATGGACTGTAAGATCCTGAAACTGACGCTGCAGCCGCTTGTGGAAAATGCCATTTACCATGGGCTGAAAAAACGAAGAGGGGCGGGACACATCAGTGTAACCGGAGTGAAAACCATGACGGGCAACATTGTCTTCGTGGTGGAAGATAACGGGGTGGGCATGACCCCTGGCAAACTGACCAGAATACAAAGAGCACTGCGGGAAGGGGCGATGTCGGATGAAATAGGGGTGGGACTGTTTAATGTGAACCAGCGTCTGCGGCTGTACTACGAGACGGAGGGGTTGCAGATTATGAGCACCTGTGGTGCTGGAACGAGTGTCAGTTTTGAAATACCACAGCAAAGGAGTGAGGCGGCAGAATGA
- a CDS encoding extracellular solute-binding protein, with translation MKRTMAILLAMLLFTLYGCGGGSAAKEDKTTTGGTEQKSEDSDGGKQAPKSDYKELTVYTASTEAELPLYFVPFEQETGIKVNYVRMSQGEMMTRIQAEAGNPQASIVMGHTDDAYVTLMEADLLESYQSPELDNIPDDFKLKDANVDASCWNPYFCSLYGIACNTEVFEMNHLKYPDTWDDLLKPEYQGQITMPHPTTSGVGLLVLNMTLQWRGEDAGWDWLRELDKNVTQYAKGSSASMMAVNLGEAAMTVTPPSEVLNAQDQGYPVEMVILDDVNGFTQSGLSLIKNLKEEERANAELFIDWMLSESGQAQVAQAYRTPVRTGAKSAEGMPAMEGLELFTVDPKVAADSKEDMLNKFLDDIDNAESLSE, from the coding sequence ATGAAAAGAACAATGGCAATCCTGTTGGCAATGCTCCTATTTACGCTGTACGGCTGTGGTGGAGGATCTGCTGCAAAGGAAGACAAAACAACGACAGGAGGTACAGAGCAAAAGAGCGAAGACTCAGACGGGGGAAAACAGGCTCCTAAGTCTGACTATAAGGAGCTGACTGTATACACTGCGTCCACCGAAGCAGAGCTTCCGCTGTACTTCGTTCCGTTCGAACAGGAGACAGGAATCAAAGTGAATTATGTGCGTATGTCACAGGGTGAGATGATGACCCGTATTCAGGCAGAAGCGGGTAATCCGCAGGCCTCAATTGTCATGGGACACACGGATGACGCTTACGTTACGCTGATGGAGGCAGACCTGCTGGAAAGCTACCAATCTCCGGAATTGGATAATATTCCCGATGATTTCAAGCTGAAGGATGCCAATGTTGACGCCTCCTGCTGGAATCCTTACTTCTGCAGCCTCTATGGCATCGCATGCAACACTGAAGTATTTGAAATGAATCATCTGAAATATCCGGACACCTGGGATGATCTGCTGAAGCCGGAATACCAGGGGCAGATCACCATGCCTCATCCGACGACCTCCGGCGTTGGACTCCTTGTCCTCAATATGACGCTGCAGTGGAGAGGAGAAGATGCCGGCTGGGACTGGCTCAGAGAACTTGATAAGAATGTAACCCAGTACGCCAAAGGTTCCAGTGCCTCTATGATGGCGGTAAATCTCGGCGAAGCTGCCATGACGGTAACACCGCCTTCCGAGGTTTTAAATGCCCAGGATCAGGGATATCCGGTGGAAATGGTGATCCTTGACGATGTCAATGGATTTACACAGTCGGGACTTTCTCTGATCAAAAACCTGAAAGAGGAGGAACGCGCCAATGCGGAACTTTTCATCGACTGGATGCTTTCTGAATCGGGACAGGCACAGGTAGCTCAGGCATACCGTACGCCGGTGCGCACCGGCGCGAAATCCGCTGAGGGAATGCCTGCCATGGAAGGACTGGAATTGTTTACCGTCGATCCGAAGGTAGCTGCTGACAGCAAAGAAGATATGCTGAACAAATTCCTGGACGATATTGATAATGCGGAAAGTCTGTCGGAGTAA
- a CDS encoding helix-turn-helix domain-containing protein: MLNIFIADDEGLVRDSIRSCIDENTTEFAICGEAADGELALPLIRELKPDILILDVKMPFMDGLELASIIKKSMPWIHIAILSGHDEFEYARRAVSIGVDAYILKPVVWETLLEVLETIRREIENKRQELIQLERSHEKALEEKMAWKEQFLSLMVTGAVSLQQVINFSEENEIELIFKKYLVCHSELTGLPKHGIDQIRILANSLFNNHPDIIWFLRGMDVLVYIVGGDHKESVVETAYAMAQFLLHELERNLGITGHIGIGSVVERVDDLPLSYEEAKTVFKNWMINSQRRIASNADFIMEQRPLHHLQDKDMLMDEIVYTTPEELPDLVQEYFQNADHDGVGSVLYRFYLLMDLIVYIQKHAAGQKKDLFEINPTELMGIAQSLHDTVNLAVSRIQCLLTDGFIRRLSSTSDVLRWARGYIKKHYPDPDLSLKTVACEVGFSPSHFSTLFSQEVGCTFIEYLTRCRINAAREFLEGDRKLAEVASLVGYNDPSYFSYVFKKQLGVSPKEYRKTNQNHSASARGDW, translated from the coding sequence ATGTTAAACATTTTTATTGCTGATGATGAGGGCCTGGTACGGGACAGCATCCGCAGTTGTATCGATGAGAATACCACTGAATTTGCCATTTGTGGGGAGGCTGCCGATGGAGAGCTGGCACTGCCTCTCATCAGGGAACTAAAACCAGACATTCTGATTTTGGATGTGAAGATGCCTTTTATGGATGGTCTGGAACTTGCATCCATTATCAAAAAGAGTATGCCATGGATACATATCGCCATTTTAAGCGGCCATGATGAGTTTGAATATGCACGGCGCGCAGTCTCTATCGGAGTTGATGCTTATATCCTGAAACCGGTGGTCTGGGAGACTTTGTTAGAGGTGTTGGAAACGATTCGGAGGGAGATAGAGAATAAACGCCAGGAACTGATCCAATTAGAACGTTCCCATGAAAAAGCACTGGAAGAAAAGATGGCCTGGAAAGAACAGTTCCTGTCACTCATGGTTACGGGCGCGGTGTCTTTACAGCAGGTGATAAACTTCTCCGAGGAAAATGAAATCGAACTGATCTTTAAAAAATATCTTGTATGCCATTCAGAACTCACCGGACTTCCAAAACACGGGATTGACCAGATCCGCATACTGGCAAATTCATTATTTAACAACCACCCGGATATTATCTGGTTCTTGAGGGGGATGGATGTGCTGGTTTATATCGTGGGGGGAGACCATAAGGAGAGCGTTGTGGAAACTGCCTACGCAATGGCTCAGTTCCTTTTGCATGAGCTTGAACGGAATCTGGGAATCACAGGACACATCGGTATTGGCTCTGTTGTGGAGCGAGTGGACGATCTGCCGCTGTCCTACGAGGAAGCCAAAACAGTGTTTAAAAACTGGATGATCAACTCGCAGAGACGGATTGCGAGCAATGCTGATTTCATCATGGAGCAGCGGCCCCTGCATCATTTACAGGATAAGGATATGCTGATGGATGAAATTGTATATACGACACCGGAAGAACTGCCTGACTTAGTACAGGAATACTTTCAGAATGCAGACCATGACGGTGTCGGCAGTGTTTTATACCGTTTCTATCTTTTGATGGATTTGATTGTCTATATACAAAAACATGCCGCCGGGCAAAAGAAAGATTTATTTGAAATCAACCCGACCGAACTGATGGGAATCGCCCAGTCGCTTCATGACACAGTAAATCTGGCGGTCAGTCGGATACAGTGTCTGCTGACGGATGGATTCATACGCCGTCTTTCAAGTACTTCGGATGTACTGCGATGGGCCAGAGGATACATTAAAAAACACTATCCAGACCCGGATCTTTCCCTTAAAACAGTAGCTTGCGAAGTTGGTTTTTCACCCAGCCACTTCAGCACTCTTTTTTCCCAGGAGGTTGGATGTACCTTTATAGAATACCTGACCCGGTGCCGCATTAACGCAGCCAGGGAATTCCTGGAGGGTGACCGAAAGTTAGCAGAGGTGGCCAGTCTCGTGGGCTATAATGACCCGTCCTACTTCAGCTATGTATTCAAAAAACAGCTGGGGGTAAGCCCGAAGGAATACCGGAAGACAAATCAGAACCATTCTGCATCTGCCAGAGGGGATTGGTAA
- a CDS encoding substrate-binding domain-containing protein: protein MKKYIISLLCVSGFAALISVIFVLQKQTSDIDYPVVGIIETVNEDAWRDDLQVKIKERAEEAGYSVLLVPSRRSQDSQIEALRSLLIFQVDSIVFSPVIETGWDSVLEEAARVNIPVIAVDKCVQPGTKGLSVHYVGYDYQNIARSMNQYLQNALASSDKEIVELCGTFGSYNSREISKGLRGNENKAGYRIYGNYMRSRGGEIVKGIFRFNENISAIVSYNEAMALGAIDALEDIHMKPGTEVMICLFSGSKLAKNLVKEGKCNYAMICDIDQLAQSTIETVHKLQEHPSSESLTCLVGYEIITREDFLYA, encoded by the coding sequence ATGAAAAAATACATAATAAGTCTGTTGTGTGTATCTGGGTTTGCTGCCTTGATTTCTGTCATCTTTGTTTTGCAAAAGCAAACGTCTGATATCGATTATCCCGTAGTTGGAATTATCGAAACAGTCAATGAGGATGCCTGGCGGGATGATCTGCAGGTAAAAATCAAAGAGAGAGCGGAGGAAGCAGGATATTCGGTTCTCCTGGTACCATCCAGGCGCAGTCAGGACTCTCAGATAGAGGCATTGCGTTCCCTGTTAATCTTTCAGGTCGATTCCATCGTATTTTCCCCTGTCATTGAGACAGGGTGGGATTCTGTGCTGGAGGAAGCTGCCCGTGTAAACATACCGGTCATTGCAGTGGATAAATGCGTACAGCCCGGAACGAAAGGGCTGAGCGTTCACTATGTAGGTTATGACTATCAAAATATTGCCAGATCCATGAACCAGTACCTGCAAAATGCACTTGCATCATCTGATAAGGAGATTGTAGAGCTGTGCGGTACCTTTGGTTCCTACAACTCCCGTGAAATATCAAAAGGCCTGCGTGGGAACGAAAATAAGGCGGGATACCGCATCTATGGCAATTACATGCGTTCCCGGGGCGGTGAGATCGTGAAAGGGATTTTTCGCTTCAATGAAAATATTTCAGCGATTGTTTCCTATAACGAAGCCATGGCACTGGGGGCTATCGACGCTTTGGAGGATATTCATATGAAACCGGGGACCGAGGTGATGATTTGCCTGTTTTCAGGTTCAAAACTTGCCAAAAACCTCGTAAAAGAAGGTAAGTGCAACTATGCCATGATCTGTGATATCGATCAATTGGCTCAGTCCACCATCGAAACGGTGCATAAGCTTCAGGAACATCCCTCGTCAGAAAGTCTTACCTGTTTAGTCGGGTACGAAATTATAACAAGGGAGGATTTCCTATATGCATAA
- a CDS encoding response regulator, with product MIRVFIVDDEDVILSGIRNAIQNLPGRKYQVCGEASDGETAWPMILESRPDVVLADVCMPFMNGLELAKIVKKTMPETKFIIISGHDEFEYAQEAVAIKVDAYVLKPINSRKLMDILETIEKPELGEQENPERLLARYSDESLITDSAKGPDDMISGHDLANFTSRLRYAKEEDLDDIYEAYYQSANDNSAESILFRYYLLMNLIMAVDELLKQLDENCDHMSAVSLLSVANSWEKTREVSKRYMHLYITQRDAGKNAGNSREIAKAKQYIEEHFDDSTISLNKVAKIAGFSPSYFSSLFTQEIGMSFVEYLTNYRMEKSKALIGDGHVRLQDLAEQVGYSDPYYFSQVFKKYFKISPKEYQNRKNDK from the coding sequence ATGATACGGGTGTTTATTGTAGATGATGAAGATGTGATTCTTTCCGGCATCAGGAATGCGATCCAGAATCTGCCGGGCCGAAAATATCAGGTTTGCGGAGAGGCATCAGACGGGGAAACCGCATGGCCGATGATTCTGGAGAGCAGACCCGATGTAGTGCTGGCGGATGTGTGCATGCCGTTTATGAACGGACTGGAGCTGGCAAAGATCGTAAAAAAGACCATGCCGGAGACGAAATTTATCATCATCAGCGGACATGATGAATTTGAGTACGCACAGGAGGCGGTTGCCATTAAGGTGGATGCCTATGTGCTCAAGCCGATCAACTCGAGAAAGCTGATGGATATTTTGGAGACCATTGAAAAGCCGGAACTGGGGGAACAGGAGAACCCGGAACGGCTGCTCGCCCGATACTCGGATGAGAGTCTGATAACAGACAGTGCGAAGGGCCCGGATGATATGATTTCCGGTCATGATCTGGCCAACTTTACGTCCAGGCTCCGGTATGCAAAAGAGGAAGATTTGGACGACATTTATGAGGCTTACTACCAGTCGGCAAATGATAACAGCGCGGAGAGTATTCTGTTTCGTTACTATCTGCTGATGAATCTCATCATGGCGGTTGATGAGCTGCTCAAGCAGCTCGATGAAAATTGCGACCACATGTCGGCGGTGTCGCTTCTTTCCGTTGCAAATTCCTGGGAAAAGACCAGGGAGGTATCGAAACGGTATATGCATTTATACATCACACAGCGTGATGCAGGAAAAAATGCGGGCAACAGCAGGGAGATTGCAAAGGCAAAACAGTATATTGAGGAGCATTTTGATGACAGCACCATTTCTCTGAATAAGGTTGCGAAGATTGCCGGGTTTTCCCCCAGTTATTTCAGCTCTCTGTTTACGCAGGAGATCGGTATGAGTTTCGTGGAATATCTGACCAATTACCGCATGGAAAAGTCTAAAGCCCTGATCGGAGATGGGCATGTGCGTCTGCAGGATCTGGCGGAACAGGTGGGGTACAGTGATCCATATTATTTCAGCCAGGTGTTTAAAAAATACTTTAAAATCAGCCCAAAGGAATACCAGAACAGGAAGAACGATAAATAA
- a CDS encoding sensor histidine kinase, translating to MHNAINRMFSGCNSIQTMVRLSYRVIIITMLLPCVMLLTFQTVMMNRYNEKITSINYAGSLMQIADEDLPNEIWNIVSGKKANDDGERYRMLSEFDRVLPLLEQTRESVPYISAAERAVASLNENLKDLDLQIASDSTVQIQENIYDEVESVSSLLSMVLTHYNTSQVVAIAGFNDSMQAVSAVLAILAILTGVMVTWFAFRNYLLLRSAIQTPLLRFEDMTKKIAEGELDVHLETPEIEELFTLSRCFNTMAERLQDLIDERVHYIGELQRAQLKALQEQIKPHFLYNTLGSIICLAQKNCCRMIIDLTMSLTSFFRISLSQGCDYITVADEEQHVRAYLEIQAVRYNTILEYEIEIDEEIKNYKMLKLLLQPLVENALYHGLKAKRRRGMIRVRGNMQDGQMHFSVWDNGGGIPADLLQTISWSLEHGGSSNQTSFGLSNVDRRIRMYGDGTGLRIESEPGEYTQVSFVLPVKEEESC from the coding sequence ATGCATAACGCAATAAACCGTATGTTTTCAGGATGCAACAGTATACAGACCATGGTTCGCCTCTCTTACCGGGTCATCATCATCACGATGCTTCTTCCGTGTGTGATGCTGCTGACATTTCAGACAGTCATGATGAACCGCTATAATGAAAAAATTACAAGTATTAATTATGCCGGGAGCCTGATGCAGATAGCTGATGAGGATTTACCCAATGAGATCTGGAACATTGTATCAGGCAAAAAAGCCAACGATGATGGAGAACGCTACCGAATGCTCTCTGAATTTGACCGTGTACTGCCGCTTTTGGAGCAAACACGCGAATCTGTACCATATATCAGTGCTGCCGAGCGGGCGGTTGCTTCGCTGAATGAGAATTTGAAAGATTTGGACCTGCAGATAGCTTCAGATTCCACGGTACAGATACAGGAGAATATTTATGATGAAGTAGAGAGTGTTTCTTCTCTTCTGTCCATGGTGCTCACCCACTACAATACCTCTCAGGTAGTGGCAATCGCCGGATTTAATGATAGTATGCAGGCTGTCAGCGCCGTTCTTGCTATTCTTGCGATTTTGACCGGAGTCATGGTTACCTGGTTTGCATTTCGCAATTACCTTTTGCTGCGGTCTGCGATCCAGACCCCACTGCTCCGCTTCGAGGATATGACAAAAAAGATTGCGGAAGGTGAGCTGGATGTACATTTAGAAACACCTGAGATAGAGGAATTATTTACATTAAGCCGCTGTTTTAATACAATGGCAGAACGTCTGCAGGACCTGATAGACGAACGGGTACACTATATCGGTGAACTTCAAAGAGCACAGCTGAAAGCCCTTCAGGAACAAATCAAGCCCCATTTCCTGTATAATACACTGGGTTCCATCATTTGTCTGGCTCAAAAAAACTGTTGCCGGATGATTATTGACCTTACGATGTCCCTCACCAGTTTTTTTCGTATTTCACTGAGTCAGGGCTGTGATTATATCACCGTGGCGGATGAAGAACAACATGTACGCGCCTATCTGGAAATACAGGCAGTCCGTTACAATACGATCCTGGAATATGAAATTGAAATTGACGAGGAAATAAAGAATTACAAGATGCTCAAACTTCTTTTACAGCCGTTGGTTGAGAATGCCTTATATCATGGATTGAAAGCCAAACGGCGCAGGGGAATGATACGGGTGAGGGGAAATATGCAGGATGGACAGATGCATTTTTCTGTATGGGACAATGGCGGCGGGATACCTGCCGATCTGCTGCAGACTATTTCCTGGTCGTTAGAACACGGCGGCTCGTCCAATCAGACCAGTTTTGGGCTTTCTAATGTAGACCGAAGAATTCGGATGTACGGTGATGGTACCGGACTGCGGATTGAAAGTGAACCGGGAGAGTACACACAGGTTTCCTTTGTTCTTCCGGTAAAGGAGGAAGAATCATGTTAA